From Pseudothermotoga thermarum DSM 5069, a single genomic window includes:
- a CDS encoding ROK family transcriptional regulator, whose product MKHNHISMKAGNKRNLIELLITTGPKTRANLARESGLAPSAVTRLIRELMEDGIVSVIQFEEKNEPGRKGEVLSLSEKPVAAVFDIGVTKTSLGIAFLNGKIDVVSHFKTPRSVEEFFNFALEKVNTMRNVYNFDIVSFSVPGIVNCETKEIILAPNLEWYNVKITELFSGDFEILADNEANLSMMAEARYATDLLNVENAVFVIVREGVGTGVMIDGKVVRGNNFSAGEFGHMIVSIDSQQLCHCGNKGCWELFASIRWANQRYGLLNGNNHIDKFEELLSLTKQGDEKAKSVLMEHAYNVAIGIVNIVNGVNPEVVIIGGSLSSAPDWYFSKVEEIVKERALKMAVKDLKIRPTIFTEPSSNLVGAAVYAIERYLDKVVSYSVS is encoded by the coding sequence ATGAAGCACAACCACATTTCCATGAAGGCCGGTAATAAAAGAAATTTAATAGAGTTGCTTATAACTACTGGTCCCAAAACAAGGGCAAATTTGGCACGTGAATCAGGTTTGGCACCCAGTGCAGTTACCAGATTGATTCGAGAACTAATGGAAGACGGAATAGTTTCGGTCATCCAATTTGAGGAAAAAAACGAACCAGGACGTAAGGGAGAAGTTCTCAGTTTGAGCGAAAAACCTGTCGCTGCTGTTTTCGACATTGGAGTTACCAAAACGTCTTTGGGTATAGCGTTTTTGAATGGAAAAATAGATGTGGTTTCACATTTCAAAACACCGCGCTCTGTAGAAGAGTTTTTCAATTTTGCACTTGAAAAAGTCAACACCATGAGAAATGTCTACAACTTTGACATCGTTTCTTTTTCCGTTCCTGGCATAGTCAACTGTGAAACCAAGGAAATCATTTTGGCTCCGAATTTGGAATGGTACAACGTAAAGATTACGGAGCTGTTCAGCGGAGATTTTGAAATCCTTGCCGACAACGAGGCAAATTTGTCGATGATGGCTGAAGCAAGATATGCCACGGATCTTTTGAACGTTGAGAATGCGGTGTTTGTAATAGTACGAGAAGGTGTTGGTACAGGCGTAATGATCGATGGGAAGGTTGTCAGAGGTAACAACTTTTCGGCAGGAGAATTCGGTCATATGATAGTTTCAATCGATTCGCAGCAACTTTGCCATTGTGGAAACAAAGGTTGTTGGGAACTTTTTGCAAGCATTAGATGGGCAAACCAAAGGTATGGACTGTTAAACGGTAACAATCACATCGACAAATTTGAAGAACTTTTGAGCTTAACAAAGCAAGGTGATGAGAAAGCCAAATCTGTGCTTATGGAACACGCGTACAACGTGGCAATCGGTATAGTAAACATTGTGAACGGGGTAAATCCAGAAGTGGTTATAATTGGTGGTTCTCTTTCTTCCGCCCCTGATTGGTACTTTTCCAAGGTTGAAGAGATAGTAAAAGAAAGAGCTCTTAAGATGGCAGTTAAAGATCTAAAGATTCGCCCGACCATTTTCACCGAACCTTCAAGCAACTTGGTTGGGGCGGCTGTGTACGCAATAGAAAGGTATTTGGATAAAGTCGTGAGCTATTCGGTCTCTTGA
- a CDS encoding glycoside hydrolase family 3 N-terminal domain-containing protein yields the protein MDLYKNPNVPAKVRAKDLLSKMTLEEKIAQLGSVWSYELLTEDGKFSVEKAKEILKHGIGQITRPGGATNFEPPEVAKLVNEIQKFLVENTRLGIPAIMHEECLAGYMGLGATIFPQPIGMASTWDPELVEKITSAIREDLRKLGITQGLAPVLDVARDPRWGRTEETFGESPYLVAKMGVAYVKGLQGSDITKGVVATGKHFAGYSASEGGKNWAPTNIPPRELREVFLYPFEAAVKEAGLLSIMNSYSEIDGIPCASNRELLTDILRRTWGFEGIVVSDYFAVDMLAAYHRMAKNKAEAAKYALEAGIDIELPKTDCYLHLKSLVENGIISEKLLDEAVLRVLTLKFLLGLFENPYAEGGSLNDHNDIALEASRKSIVLLKNNGILPLKNDVKIALVGPTANDVRNLLGDYSYLVHIKTLLENVNATTFNAPKFNLKKVEELVEAHLKKIPSILAEFAKRAKEIYYAKGCDITDPSREGFAEALEAAKKADVVVAVVGDRSGLTIECTSGESRDMANLKLPGVQEEFILELTKVGKPIVVVLVTGRPYSLKAFVNKVNAIVQLWLPGETGAQALAEVIFGQVNPSGKLPISFPASAGQIPVFHYVKPSGGRSCWHGNYVDEDVKPLFPFGHGLSYTTFSYTNLRIEQQEIPIAGSVKLKVDVQNTGEIYGEEVVQLYISREHASVTRPVKELKGFARVKLQPKETKTVVFEIHTDVLAYYDRDMKLVVEPGEYKVLIGSSAEDIRCQGNFKVVGEKRLVQDNRVFFTNTKIE from the coding sequence ATGGATCTTTACAAGAATCCAAATGTACCAGCAAAGGTAAGGGCAAAAGATCTTCTGTCAAAGATGACCTTGGAAGAAAAAATAGCCCAACTTGGTTCGGTATGGAGTTACGAGTTGCTCACAGAAGATGGAAAATTTTCAGTAGAAAAAGCGAAAGAAATTCTAAAGCATGGTATAGGACAGATCACACGTCCTGGTGGCGCAACGAATTTTGAGCCTCCCGAAGTGGCAAAATTGGTAAATGAAATTCAAAAATTTTTGGTTGAGAACACGCGTTTGGGAATACCAGCGATAATGCACGAAGAGTGCCTTGCAGGATACATGGGACTTGGAGCAACAATCTTTCCACAACCAATTGGAATGGCCAGCACATGGGATCCAGAATTGGTTGAAAAAATCACATCAGCTATAAGGGAAGATCTAAGAAAACTTGGTATCACTCAAGGTCTTGCCCCAGTACTTGATGTTGCCAGAGATCCAAGATGGGGTAGAACTGAAGAAACGTTTGGTGAATCTCCATACCTTGTTGCAAAAATGGGTGTGGCATACGTAAAGGGATTGCAAGGAAGTGATATCACAAAAGGTGTGGTAGCAACAGGGAAACACTTTGCTGGTTACAGTGCTTCGGAAGGTGGTAAGAACTGGGCACCAACCAACATACCTCCAAGGGAGTTAAGAGAAGTTTTTCTCTATCCGTTCGAGGCAGCTGTTAAAGAGGCAGGTTTGTTATCTATAATGAATTCCTATAGTGAAATAGATGGGATTCCATGTGCCAGCAATAGAGAACTTCTGACTGATATTTTAAGAAGAACGTGGGGATTTGAAGGAATAGTTGTTTCAGACTATTTTGCTGTGGATATGTTGGCCGCTTATCATAGGATGGCAAAGAATAAAGCCGAAGCTGCAAAATATGCGTTAGAAGCAGGCATAGATATTGAGCTTCCAAAAACAGACTGTTATCTACATTTGAAATCCCTGGTTGAAAATGGCATCATCTCAGAAAAACTGTTGGATGAAGCAGTTCTTAGGGTATTAACTTTGAAATTCCTATTGGGACTGTTCGAAAATCCATACGCAGAAGGTGGTAGTCTCAACGATCATAATGATATAGCTTTGGAAGCTTCAAGAAAGTCAATAGTTCTTTTAAAAAACAATGGAATATTGCCGTTAAAAAACGATGTTAAGATAGCGCTAGTTGGACCAACCGCAAATGATGTGAGAAATTTACTTGGAGATTACTCTTACCTAGTACATATAAAGACACTTCTTGAAAATGTCAACGCTACCACTTTCAACGCGCCAAAGTTTAACTTGAAAAAAGTGGAAGAACTTGTTGAAGCTCACTTGAAGAAAATTCCAAGCATACTTGCAGAGTTTGCAAAAAGAGCTAAAGAGATCTATTACGCAAAGGGATGTGACATCACTGATCCATCAAGAGAGGGATTTGCAGAAGCCTTAGAAGCAGCGAAAAAAGCCGATGTTGTGGTTGCGGTGGTTGGCGATCGCTCAGGTTTAACGATTGAATGCACAAGTGGTGAATCCAGGGATATGGCCAACTTGAAGCTGCCAGGGGTTCAAGAAGAGTTCATTTTGGAGCTGACAAAAGTTGGCAAACCCATTGTTGTTGTTTTGGTCACAGGAAGACCATACTCTCTGAAAGCTTTTGTGAACAAAGTAAACGCAATCGTTCAGCTTTGGCTGCCCGGTGAGACAGGTGCACAAGCCCTTGCGGAGGTAATATTTGGTCAAGTTAACCCAAGCGGTAAACTTCCGATAAGCTTCCCTGCGAGTGCAGGTCAAATACCTGTGTTTCACTATGTCAAACCATCCGGAGGACGGTCCTGCTGGCATGGAAACTACGTCGATGAGGACGTTAAACCTTTGTTCCCGTTTGGTCACGGGCTTTCTTACACAACATTTTCATATACAAACTTAAGGATTGAACAACAAGAAATTCCAATCGCTGGTTCGGTAAAACTCAAAGTAGATGTTCAAAATACAGGGGAAATCTACGGCGAAGAAGTTGTACAACTTTACATTTCAAGAGAGCATGCAAGTGTTACAAGGCCTGTGAAGGAACTAAAGGGATTTGCAAGGGTAAAATTACAACCAAAGGAAACAAAAACGGTTGTTTTTGAAATTCACACAGATGTGCTTGCTTACTACGATAGAGATATGAAACTTGTTGTAGAACCTGGTGAATACAAGGTTCTAATTGGAAGTTCTGCAGAGGATATCAGATGTCAAGGAAACTTCAAAGTCGTTGGAGAAAAAAGATTGGTTCAAGACAACAGAGTTTTCTTCACAAATACAAAGATCGAGTAA
- a CDS encoding ABC transporter ATP-binding protein has translation MRELLEVKGLTKIYSLGSIFSRIKITAVEDVNFEVMQPEIFTLAGESGCGKTTTAKIILGFEEQTSGMVFYRGKPINELRKKDKIQMLREIQAVFQNPFSTFNPLRTVDSYFYETLLNLKIVSSKKEAEKKIEEKLAAVGISFEEFTQRYPNEFSGGQLQRLSIARALLTDPSLIVADEPVSMVDASLRMSIVNLFKDLKEKYSVSVIYITHDLTTAYYVSDRIAIMFRGNIVEMGPAEEVLSNPKHPYTQLLRESVPEPDPEKRWGTKVVLADTEHEEYLRIGCKFAGRCPSAMEKCKKNNPPYFKVNDVLVKCFLYK, from the coding sequence ATGAGGGAACTACTTGAGGTGAAGGGGTTAACAAAGATTTACTCACTTGGAAGTATTTTTTCCAGAATTAAGATAACAGCCGTTGAGGATGTTAACTTTGAAGTCATGCAGCCTGAGATATTCACGCTTGCCGGGGAAAGTGGTTGTGGGAAAACAACTACTGCTAAGATAATTCTTGGTTTTGAAGAACAAACCTCAGGAATGGTTTTTTACAGAGGCAAACCGATAAACGAGTTAAGAAAAAAAGATAAAATCCAAATGTTGAGAGAAATTCAAGCTGTTTTTCAAAATCCATTTTCGACTTTCAATCCTTTGAGAACTGTTGACAGCTACTTTTACGAAACGTTGCTAAACTTGAAAATTGTGTCAAGCAAAAAGGAAGCAGAAAAGAAAATCGAAGAAAAATTGGCTGCCGTTGGTATTTCGTTCGAAGAGTTCACTCAACGTTATCCAAACGAATTTTCCGGTGGCCAACTGCAAAGATTATCCATAGCAAGGGCTTTGTTGACCGATCCGTCATTAATCGTTGCGGATGAACCAGTTTCAATGGTTGATGCTTCTTTAAGAATGTCCATTGTTAACTTGTTCAAAGATTTAAAGGAAAAATACTCAGTCAGCGTTATCTACATAACACACGACTTGACAACAGCTTATTACGTGAGTGATAGAATTGCAATCATGTTCAGAGGAAATATAGTAGAAATGGGGCCAGCAGAGGAAGTGCTTTCTAATCCAAAACATCCTTACACTCAACTTTTGAGAGAATCTGTTCCAGAACCAGATCCAGAGAAAAGATGGGGCACTAAAGTTGTGCTTGCCGACACAGAACATGAAGAATACTTGAGAATCGGTTGCAAGTTCGCTGGAAGGTGTCCTTCTGCTATGGAAAAATGTAAGAAAAATAACCCGCCGTACTTTAAGGTCAACGATGTGCTTGTAAAATGTTTTCTTTATAAATGA
- a CDS encoding ABC transporter ATP-binding protein, with protein MQTVIETQDLKSYYILDVFGKEKVVKAVDGVNIKIHQNEIYGIAGESGCGKTTLLRAIFGIIDPPLRLIGGKVLYHHDGQVYDLYALDPTERRSLRWKFVSYVPQGSMSVLNPVVKIKETFKDFLNSHLKGRTKEEYYELAKEHLKGLGLPPTILEAYPHQLSGGMRQRVTIALATLLKPKVIIADEPTTALDVVTQRGVIQLLKDIQSTYMNTIVLVTHDMGVHASLSTRIAVMYAGKIIEEAPTSKLFKNPKHPYTKFLINSLPRFGDKSRRTSAPGSPPSLAALPPGCSFHPRCPYCFEKCKVEVPPLREYEPDHKVACWLMEERIA; from the coding sequence ATGCAAACAGTGATTGAAACACAGGATTTGAAAAGCTACTATATTCTCGATGTTTTTGGGAAGGAAAAAGTGGTAAAAGCTGTTGACGGTGTGAACATAAAAATACACCAGAACGAAATATATGGTATAGCCGGAGAAAGTGGGTGTGGAAAAACGACTCTTTTAAGAGCTATATTTGGTATTATTGATCCTCCACTTAGGCTAATTGGCGGAAAAGTTTTGTACCACCACGATGGACAGGTATACGATTTATACGCTTTAGATCCAACTGAAAGGCGCAGCTTAAGGTGGAAATTTGTCTCATACGTCCCACAGGGTTCAATGAGTGTTTTGAATCCCGTGGTAAAAATAAAAGAAACTTTTAAGGACTTTTTGAACAGTCATCTGAAAGGCAGAACGAAAGAGGAATATTACGAGCTTGCCAAAGAGCATTTGAAAGGGTTGGGACTTCCACCGACGATCTTAGAGGCATATCCTCATCAGTTGTCAGGTGGGATGCGTCAAAGGGTCACGATAGCGCTTGCAACTCTTTTAAAACCTAAGGTTATCATTGCTGATGAACCAACAACCGCTCTTGATGTGGTGACACAAAGAGGGGTTATTCAACTTCTCAAAGATATCCAATCCACTTACATGAACACAATTGTGTTAGTAACCCATGACATGGGAGTTCACGCAAGTTTGTCCACTAGAATAGCCGTTATGTACGCTGGAAAGATCATAGAAGAAGCACCAACTTCCAAACTTTTCAAAAATCCCAAGCATCCTTACACAAAATTCTTGATAAATTCTCTTCCAAGGTTTGGAGACAAATCAAGAAGGACAAGTGCCCCAGGAAGTCCTCCATCGCTTGCTGCATTGCCACCAGGTTGCAGTTTCCACCCGAGGTGTCCTTATTGTTTTGAAAAATGCAAAGTTGAGGTTCCTCCTTTGAGAGAATACGAACCAGACCACAAAGTTGCATGCTGGTTAATGGAGGAAAGGATAGCATGA
- a CDS encoding ABC transporter permease, whose product MKVLKDLLRDGKFAFGFFVLVVLVFLAILSFFSPYDPYRWNVVPRDLPPRWPHILGTSSRGQDVFWELCFAVRNSLVMSLIAGVFSRIIAILVGMIAGYKGGKTDRLLMFLSDSFLVLPLFLIIVLIGSMAKARLSLVSLGLLLGVFGWAWDARVIRSQVLSLRERDFTYTALLSGSKTLSLVFKEYMPFLTPLIFATFIGNVSWAIGMEITLAILGVFRVEIPSLGTMLQWALNYQALLLGYWWWIGTPVVTSIMLFIALYLLSISISEYLDPRMRIQRIGKSTR is encoded by the coding sequence ATGAAAGTTTTGAAAGACTTGTTGAGAGATGGAAAGTTTGCATTCGGATTTTTTGTATTGGTAGTATTGGTTTTCTTGGCTATCTTATCTTTCTTTTCACCTTATGATCCTTACAGGTGGAATGTTGTTCCAAGAGACCTTCCTCCAAGATGGCCTCACATTCTTGGAACAAGTTCTAGAGGTCAAGATGTGTTCTGGGAACTTTGTTTTGCTGTGAGAAATTCTTTAGTTATGTCCTTAATAGCAGGTGTATTTTCCAGAATTATAGCTATCCTAGTTGGAATGATAGCTGGCTATAAAGGTGGAAAAACCGATAGATTGTTGATGTTCCTCAGTGACTCGTTCTTGGTGTTGCCTCTTTTCTTGATAATCGTTTTGATAGGTTCGATGGCAAAAGCACGATTAAGTTTGGTTTCGTTGGGGCTTTTGTTAGGTGTTTTTGGTTGGGCTTGGGACGCTCGAGTTATTAGGTCTCAGGTTTTAAGCTTACGGGAAAGAGATTTCACATACACTGCTCTTCTCAGCGGTTCAAAAACTTTGTCTTTGGTTTTCAAGGAATATATGCCATTTTTAACACCTTTGATATTCGCCACTTTCATAGGGAACGTTTCTTGGGCAATAGGCATGGAGATAACTCTCGCAATACTTGGCGTTTTCAGAGTTGAAATTCCAAGTCTTGGAACAATGCTTCAATGGGCTTTGAATTATCAAGCTTTGCTGCTTGGATATTGGTGGTGGATAGGAACACCCGTTGTAACCTCAATCATGCTTTTCATAGCTTTGTATTTGCTTTCCATAAGCATAAGTGAATACCTTGATCCACGCATGAGAATACAAAGAATAGGTAAAAGCACGAGGTGA
- a CDS encoding ABC transporter permease has protein sequence MNFVKRYLLPRLIIYFLVIFIGITMVFVIPRFLPTDPVLQTIARIRAQGAYMDPEAMQKTIETLQELYGLKGSIWEQYIKFWNRFLRGDFGPSYFQFPTPVIVLIKQSLPWTIALLLTTTLLSWILGNVLGGFAGYFSNRKWGRVLDYIAMIIRPMPYYILALGLLILLAYIFPVFPLGGGYRIGMRLTFNLDTIVTLLKHAFLPALSLLLIGIFVWFQAMKLVVQSVKTDDFVKYAEAGGIKPATIARKYVIKNAMLPQITGLALSLGQIFSGALITEMVFSYPGLGTLLYNAIFTGDYNLLMGITTMSILVVTTSILVIDLLYPLFDPRVRYK, from the coding sequence TTGAATTTCGTCAAAAGATATCTTTTACCAAGATTAATAATCTACTTTTTAGTAATTTTCATTGGAATAACCATGGTTTTTGTTATACCACGTTTTCTCCCAACTGATCCTGTATTACAAACAATTGCTCGAATAAGAGCTCAAGGAGCTTATATGGATCCAGAAGCCATGCAAAAAACCATTGAAACTCTTCAAGAACTTTATGGGCTAAAAGGAAGCATTTGGGAGCAATATATTAAATTCTGGAATAGATTTCTCCGCGGCGATTTTGGACCTTCTTACTTTCAATTTCCAACACCTGTAATAGTTTTGATAAAACAATCTTTGCCATGGACAATTGCTTTACTTTTAACTACAACGCTGCTTTCTTGGATATTGGGAAATGTTTTAGGCGGATTTGCAGGTTATTTTTCAAATCGCAAATGGGGTAGAGTTCTTGATTACATAGCTATGATTATAAGACCAATGCCATATTACATTCTTGCTCTTGGACTTTTGATACTTTTAGCTTACATCTTTCCAGTCTTTCCTTTGGGTGGGGGTTATCGAATTGGTATGCGGTTAACTTTCAATTTGGATACGATTGTAACTCTTTTAAAACACGCATTTTTGCCAGCTTTATCGTTGCTTTTGATCGGTATCTTTGTTTGGTTTCAAGCTATGAAATTGGTGGTTCAGAGTGTCAAAACGGATGATTTTGTAAAATATGCTGAAGCTGGGGGAATAAAACCGGCAACAATCGCTCGGAAATATGTGATAAAAAATGCAATGTTGCCCCAAATAACAGGATTGGCACTTTCGCTTGGTCAGATTTTCAGTGGTGCTTTAATCACAGAAATGGTCTTTTCCTATCCGGGACTAGGAACACTTTTGTACAATGCTATATTCACGGGTGACTATAACCTTTTGATGGGGATAACAACGATGTCAATTTTGGTGGTTACAACCAGCATTTTGGTTATAGATCTTCTTTACCCATTATTCGATCCAAGAGTTAGATACAAATAA
- a CDS encoding ABC transporter substrate-binding protein has protein sequence MRKLLVALLIISYTLLALAQLDVPRHETFITNQLTGRVGTPGNFNLWVGWKWFDRGLHNLLLEPLWCVEYATGEIINALAAEPPIYNEDFTQLTIKLRKGVYWSDGVPFTADDVVYSIELSKNTPGFAYNSQMQEVKSVRKVDDYTVVVELNKPNSRFHTYFLDRWGGFRPLPKHVFEKVADPLTFEFNPPVGTGPYVLHSYDAGGYWTIWVRREDWQRTPTGMLYGMPQPKYVAFVTYGDPAKQVLAMVRHQLDAADLTMETLRAVLMKNTTARAWRKDYPWTVNIDPCITGITFNNMVEPFNNKEVRWALTLAIDIVEYAANAFDGAVTLSPIHIPLTKAYMDWYFNKLEPWLKEFELDLGGGQKFKPYDPTAGQRLAEYARKRGYPVPKDPNEIKYIFGPGWWKYAPDVAEKLLIKNGFKRDPRTRGWLLPNGEPWKITVYCTNTNPAHPAYRNAFAVAQEWRKFGIDVDVVVFDQPTVVQQGNFQVSSDWPAAEPWGGHPDLYRVLNPFHSQYMVPIGENAAWGNYARWMNPKMDEIVEKLKVTDWNDTENIIKLGIEGLKLLVEEMPSIPTFNYPGVIAWDEYYWTNYPGAENMYAQPYHHWPNFKYMLPFLKPTGKK, from the coding sequence GTGAGGAAACTGCTAGTAGCTCTTTTGATCATTTCTTACACACTGTTAGCACTTGCCCAATTAGATGTTCCACGCCATGAAACTTTCATCACCAACCAACTGACCGGCCGTGTTGGAACACCTGGTAACTTTAACTTGTGGGTCGGTTGGAAATGGTTTGACAGAGGATTGCACAACTTGTTGCTTGAGCCTCTTTGGTGTGTCGAATACGCAACTGGTGAAATCATCAACGCACTAGCGGCAGAGCCACCAATTTATAACGAAGATTTCACGCAACTCACGATCAAGCTCAGAAAAGGCGTGTATTGGAGCGATGGGGTGCCATTCACGGCAGATGATGTGGTTTACTCAATTGAACTTTCTAAAAATACGCCTGGTTTTGCATACAACTCGCAAATGCAAGAAGTTAAGAGCGTTAGAAAAGTGGATGACTACACCGTTGTTGTAGAGCTTAACAAGCCGAACTCAAGATTCCATACTTACTTTCTTGACAGATGGGGTGGATTTAGACCTCTTCCAAAACATGTATTTGAGAAAGTAGCAGATCCACTGACTTTTGAATTCAACCCACCAGTTGGAACAGGACCATATGTACTTCATAGTTATGACGCTGGAGGTTACTGGACAATCTGGGTAAGAAGAGAAGACTGGCAAAGAACACCAACAGGAATGCTTTATGGTATGCCACAACCCAAGTATGTGGCATTTGTGACATACGGAGATCCAGCCAAACAAGTGCTTGCAATGGTTCGACACCAGCTTGACGCAGCAGACCTTACAATGGAAACTCTTAGAGCAGTCCTTATGAAAAATACAACTGCAAGAGCTTGGAGAAAAGATTATCCATGGACTGTCAACATAGACCCATGCATCACAGGTATAACATTCAACAACATGGTAGAACCATTCAACAACAAAGAAGTTAGATGGGCTTTAACTCTTGCCATTGATATAGTTGAATATGCTGCCAATGCATTCGACGGTGCCGTTACGTTGAGCCCAATACATATACCATTAACCAAAGCTTATATGGACTGGTACTTCAACAAATTAGAGCCTTGGTTGAAAGAATTTGAATTGGATCTTGGTGGTGGACAGAAGTTCAAGCCATATGATCCAACAGCTGGTCAAAGACTGGCAGAGTATGCGAGAAAGAGAGGTTATCCAGTACCAAAAGATCCAAACGAAATTAAATACATCTTTGGTCCTGGTTGGTGGAAGTACGCACCCGATGTTGCTGAAAAGCTTTTGATCAAGAACGGATTCAAGAGAGATCCAAGAACACGTGGTTGGCTGTTACCAAATGGTGAACCTTGGAAGATAACGGTTTACTGCACCAACACTAACCCAGCTCATCCAGCGTACAGGAACGCATTTGCAGTTGCACAAGAATGGAGAAAATTCGGTATAGATGTGGATGTTGTGGTTTTCGATCAACCAACCGTTGTGCAGCAAGGTAATTTCCAAGTGAGTTCGGACTGGCCAGCAGCAGAACCATGGGGTGGTCACCCTGATCTTTACAGAGTCTTGAATCCATTCCACTCACAATACATGGTACCAATTGGTGAAAACGCAGCTTGGGGTAACTATGCAAGATGGATGAACCCGAAGATGGATGAAATCGTCGAAAAACTTAAGGTAACCGACTGGAATGATACAGAAAATATCATAAAACTTGGTATTGAAGGCTTGAAATTGCTGGTAGAAGAAATGCCGTCGATCCCGACCTTCAACTATCCAGGAGTCATAGCTTGGGACGAATATTACTGGACAAATTATCCTGGAGCCGAGAATATGTACGCACAACCATACCATCACTGGCCGAACTTCAAGTACATGTTGCCGTTCCTCAAACCAACTGGAAAGAAATGA
- the uxuA gene encoding mannonate dehydratase, which yields MHVVFRWFGEKFDTVTLEQIRQIPGVEGVVGALFDIPVGEVWPFEKIVELKHKVEQAGLKLEVIESVNVHEDIKLGLPTRDKYIENYCQTLINLSKIGIKVVVYNFMPVFDWVRTNLHKTLPDGSKVMEYDHKFIAGRGPKELVEEVKSGSQGFILAGWEWSRLEKLAEVMKMYENVDEEKLFQNLVYFLKNVIPVCEKVGIKLAIHPDDPPWSVFGLPRIVTCKENIERILKAVDSPYNGLTFCVGSLGVRKDNNLVDMIKYFGSMGRIHFVHLRNVKIVGEKVFYETAHPSFCGSYDMFEIIKALYEIKFDGYIRPDHGRTIWNEKSIPGYGLYDRALGITYIIGLWEAVDKMCTKYVKC from the coding sequence ATGCACGTGGTTTTTAGATGGTTTGGAGAGAAATTTGATACGGTGACATTAGAACAAATAAGACAAATCCCAGGTGTTGAAGGAGTTGTTGGAGCACTTTTTGACATACCGGTTGGAGAAGTGTGGCCCTTTGAAAAGATTGTTGAGCTGAAGCACAAAGTGGAACAAGCTGGTTTGAAGCTTGAAGTAATTGAAAGCGTCAACGTTCATGAAGACATCAAACTTGGCTTACCAACGAGGGACAAATACATCGAAAATTACTGCCAAACGTTGATCAACCTTTCAAAGATAGGAATTAAAGTTGTAGTATATAATTTCATGCCAGTTTTCGATTGGGTAAGGACAAATCTGCACAAAACATTACCTGATGGCTCAAAGGTTATGGAATACGATCATAAATTCATAGCAGGGCGCGGGCCAAAAGAACTTGTGGAAGAAGTTAAAAGTGGCTCGCAAGGTTTTATCTTGGCTGGTTGGGAATGGTCAAGACTTGAAAAACTAGCTGAAGTGATGAAGATGTACGAAAATGTCGATGAAGAAAAGTTGTTTCAAAACTTGGTTTATTTTCTGAAAAACGTGATACCAGTTTGTGAAAAAGTTGGAATCAAGTTGGCTATTCATCCAGATGACCCACCGTGGTCTGTTTTTGGACTACCAAGAATCGTCACTTGTAAGGAAAACATTGAAAGAATACTCAAAGCGGTGGATAGTCCATACAATGGTTTGACTTTTTGTGTGGGTTCGCTCGGTGTGAGAAAGGACAACAATTTGGTAGATATGATAAAGTACTTTGGTAGCATGGGACGAATACACTTTGTACATCTAAGAAATGTCAAAATCGTTGGGGAAAAAGTGTTTTACGAAACAGCTCATCCATCCTTTTGCGGTTCTTATGATATGTTTGAAATAATCAAAGCGCTGTATGAGATTAAATTCGATGGATACATCCGTCCAGATCACGGACGAACGATATGGAACGAAAAATCGATACCAGGTTATGGATTGTATGACAGAGCGCTTGGAATAACTTACATAATTGGACTGTGGGAAGCTGTAGATAAAATGTGCACAAAATACGTTAAATGCTGA